In Rouxiella sp. WC2420, the following proteins share a genomic window:
- a CDS encoding fimbrial protein: protein MSFNIKKTSVLSVATAALLATCWGAQAAGNIAAITVSAEVSESTCQLTSPDNTLPLGSYSSAAFGKKAGKDLGAKEFSLELHDCGTAVKTAHVNVDGEVDPVDATAFKNTFKNGASGVAVVIEGGTPLAKIIPKSKADYTLAKTESQSLKFNAKLISTSATVTPGKIEAPITFTVTYN, encoded by the coding sequence ATGTCATTTAACATCAAAAAAACCTCTGTATTAAGCGTTGCCACCGCAGCTTTATTAGCAACCTGCTGGGGCGCTCAAGCGGCGGGTAATATAGCCGCAATCACCGTTAGCGCCGAGGTCAGTGAAAGTACCTGTCAGTTAACTTCACCCGATAACACTTTACCATTAGGCAGTTACAGCAGCGCCGCCTTTGGAAAAAAAGCTGGGAAGGACTTAGGTGCAAAAGAATTTTCATTGGAGTTGCACGATTGCGGTACTGCAGTTAAAACTGCTCATGTCAATGTCGACGGAGAAGTTGATCCTGTTGATGCAACCGCTTTTAAAAACACGTTCAAAAACGGTGCTTCAGGTGTGGCTGTCGTTATCGAAGGGGGAACACCTCTTGCAAAAATAATTCCTAAAAGCAAAGCTGATTACACTCTTGCCAAGACTGAAAGCCAATCGCTTAAATTTAACGCAAAATTAATCTCTACATCGGCTACTGTCACCCCAGGTAAAATCGAAGCACCTATTACCTTCACAGTTACTTATAATTAA
- a CDS encoding ABC transporter ATP-binding protein, which translates to MLFRRFERIIDVFKEQPREEAPGTVWPFYFYYLRQVWPSFLALLIVGLIASLIEVSLFSYLSTIIDLTRTTPAASFFSVHAPELLWMAVVALVMRPIFIGLHDLLVHQTISPGMTSLIRWQNHNYVLRQSLTFFQNDFAGRVAQRIMQTGNSLRDSAVQAVDAIWHVVIYAVSALVLFAEADWHLMIPLIVWIVLYALSLCYFVPRVKARSVEQSEARSKLMGTIVDGYTNITTLKLFAHTDLEQRHARDAINEQTEKMQLAGRLVTSMDVTITTLNGLLIVCTTGLALWLWTQSLISVGAIALATGLVIRIVNMSGWIMWVVNGIFENIGTVQDGLETIAQPISVTDQPQAPRLQVSKGEICFDRVDFNYGKSRSVINGFDLTIRPGEKIGLIGPSGAGKSTLVNLLLRLYDLDGGRILIDSQDISQVTQESLRAQIGMITQDTSLLHRSIRDNLLYGRPNATEEELTNAIRQARADEFIPLLSDSQGRTGLDAHVGERGVKLSGGQRQRIAIARVLLKNAPVLIMDEATSALDSEVEAAIQESLETLMTHKTVIAIAHRLSTIAKMDRLVVLDQGKIVEIGSHGELLAQNGLYARLWQHQTGGFVGMH; encoded by the coding sequence ATGTTGTTCCGTCGTTTTGAACGGATTATTGATGTGTTTAAAGAGCAGCCCCGCGAGGAGGCTCCCGGTACCGTTTGGCCGTTCTACTTTTACTATCTACGGCAAGTGTGGCCGAGTTTTCTGGCCCTGTTGATCGTCGGTTTGATTGCCTCGCTGATTGAAGTTTCGCTGTTCAGCTATCTTTCCACCATTATTGACCTGACACGCACGACGCCTGCGGCCAGTTTCTTTAGTGTTCACGCCCCGGAATTGCTGTGGATGGCGGTGGTGGCGCTGGTGATGCGGCCAATATTTATCGGCTTGCACGATTTGCTGGTCCATCAAACTATCAGCCCCGGCATGACCAGCCTGATCCGCTGGCAAAATCATAATTACGTGCTGCGCCAGAGCCTGACTTTTTTCCAGAACGATTTTGCCGGACGCGTTGCTCAGCGCATCATGCAAACCGGCAATTCGCTGCGTGATTCTGCGGTGCAGGCGGTCGATGCCATCTGGCACGTGGTGATTTATGCAGTCAGTGCGCTGGTGCTGTTTGCCGAAGCCGACTGGCATTTAATGATCCCGCTAATCGTCTGGATCGTGCTTTACGCCCTCAGCCTGTGCTATTTCGTGCCGCGGGTAAAAGCCCGTTCGGTGGAGCAGTCCGAGGCGCGTTCCAAGCTGATGGGCACCATCGTTGATGGTTACACCAATATCACCACCCTTAAACTGTTTGCGCATACCGATCTCGAGCAGCGCCACGCCCGAGACGCGATTAACGAGCAGACTGAAAAAATGCAGCTGGCCGGCCGCCTGGTGACCAGCATGGATGTGACGATCACCACGCTCAACGGCCTGTTGATTGTCTGCACCACCGGTCTGGCGCTGTGGCTGTGGACACAGTCATTAATCAGCGTCGGGGCAATCGCGCTGGCGACCGGTTTGGTTATTCGTATCGTCAATATGTCGGGCTGGATCATGTGGGTGGTGAACGGCATTTTCGAAAATATCGGCACCGTGCAGGATGGTCTGGAAACTATTGCCCAGCCGATCAGCGTGACCGACCAGCCGCAGGCACCGCGTTTGCAGGTGAGTAAAGGTGAGATCTGCTTTGATCGGGTCGATTTTAACTATGGCAAAAGCCGCAGTGTGATTAACGGCTTCGATTTGACCATTCGCCCAGGGGAGAAGATTGGCCTGATAGGGCCGTCGGGCGCGGGTAAATCCACGCTGGTCAACCTGTTGTTGAGGTTGTATGACCTCGACGGTGGCCGCATTCTGATTGATAGTCAGGATATCTCGCAGGTCACGCAGGAGAGCCTGCGCGCGCAAATCGGCATGATTACGCAGGACACTTCGCTGCTGCATCGTTCGATTCGCGATAACCTTTTGTACGGGCGGCCAAACGCCACAGAAGAAGAGCTGACCAACGCGATTCGTCAGGCGCGCGCCGACGAGTTTATTCCGCTGCTTTCTGATTCGCAGGGCAGAACGGGTCTGGATGCGCACGTCGGCGAGCGCGGGGTGAAACTTTCGGGCGGCCAGCGTCAGCGTATTGCCATTGCCCGCGTGCTGCTGAAAAACGCGCCTGTCCTGATCATGGATGAAGCCACCTCGGCGCTGGATTCCGAGGTCGAGGCGGCCATTCAGGAGAGCCTGGAAACGCTGATGACCCATAAAACGGTGATCGCCATTGCGCACCGCCTGTCGACTATCGCCAAGATGGACCGGCTGGTGGTGCTGGATCAGGGGAAAATCGTCGAGATTGGCAGCCACGGCGAGCTGCTGGCGCAAAACGGGCTTTATGCTAGGCTGTGGCAGCATCAGACCGGCGGTTTTGTCGGTATGCATTAA
- a CDS encoding TetR/AcrR family transcriptional regulator, protein MKSKKSEKPGDLQGKLSEDSKSLSRRPGRPSGVAKGAERRHLLLETALAMFARQGIADTPLTAIAREAGVTPAMLHYYFNTREQLLDVLIEERFLPIRASFSTLFQDSANDPVIALTRLAKQFIDISVEHEWFAALWVREIISESGMLKTRMEQRYGSGQRDESMRSLARWQQEGKLNAGLNPELIFISLFGLTFLPIASSRVYKSSTGDHPNTEQLAQHVVALLSNGLSPQQK, encoded by the coding sequence ATGAAAAGTAAAAAATCTGAAAAACCCGGTGATTTGCAGGGAAAATTATCTGAAGATTCAAAGAGTTTGTCGCGTCGACCAGGACGCCCTTCCGGTGTGGCAAAAGGTGCGGAACGCCGTCACCTCTTGCTGGAGACGGCATTGGCGATGTTTGCACGCCAAGGGATTGCCGATACCCCATTGACCGCAATTGCCCGCGAGGCCGGCGTCACGCCCGCCATGCTGCACTATTATTTCAATACCCGCGAACAGCTGCTCGATGTGCTGATTGAAGAGCGTTTTCTGCCGATTCGCGCCTCGTTCAGTACTCTGTTTCAGGACTCGGCCAACGATCCGGTTATCGCACTGACTCGGCTGGCTAAACAGTTTATTGATATTTCCGTCGAGCACGAATGGTTTGCCGCGCTGTGGGTACGTGAAATCATCAGCGAAAGCGGCATGCTCAAAACGCGGATGGAGCAACGCTATGGCAGCGGGCAGCGAGATGAATCAATGCGCAGTCTGGCGCGCTGGCAGCAAGAAGGCAAACTCAATGCCGGGCTTAACCCCGAGCTAATTTTTATCTCGCTGTTTGGCCTGACTTTTTTACCTATCGCCTCGTCCCGCGTTTATAAATCATCAACCGGTGATCACCCGAATACCGAGCAGTTGGCACAGCACGTGGTTGCGCTACTCTCAAACGGCCTTAGTCCGCAGCAAAAGTAA
- a CDS encoding IS3 family transposase (programmed frameshift), with translation MRKIRFTEHQIIAVLKSVEAGRTVKDVCREAAISEASYYNWKAKYGGMEAADIKKIKDLEDENRRLKQMFADLSLECRALKDVIEKKPLKPAVKRELVNYLTAQFSMSLRQACRTLSLSRTVFRYQPDTRRDEAVIQSLTEAAERYPRYGFKKLFQVLRRQGHVWNHKRVHRIYCLLKLNFRRKGKQRLPVRNPAPLATPEALNQSWSIDFMHDALTCGRRFRTFNVVDDFNREALAIEIDLNIPAQRVVRVLDRIAANRGYPLKMRMDNGPELISLALAQWAEEHGVMLEFIKPGKPTQNAFIERFNRTYRTEILDFYLFRTLNEAREITERWLTEYNSERPHESLNNLTPEEYRLIAEKPELSKSAWN, from the exons ATGCGTAAGATTCGATTCACCGAACACCAGATCATCGCCGTTCTTAAGTCTGTCGAAGCCGGACGAACCGTCAAAGATGTCTGCCGCGAGGCCGCTATTTCAGAAGCCAGCTATTACAACTGGAAGGCGAAATATGGCGGGATGGAAGCCGCTGATATCAAAAAGATCAAAGATCTTGAAGACGAGAATCGTCGTCTGAAGCAGATGTTTGCCGATCTGAGTCTGGAATGCCGGGCGCTGAAAGACGTCATCGAAAAAAAGC CTTTAAAACCAGCGGTAAAGCGTGAGCTCGTCAACTATCTGACCGCGCAGTTTTCGATGAGCTTACGCCAGGCATGCAGGACGTTATCGCTGAGCAGGACGGTGTTTCGTTATCAACCGGATACACGACGTGATGAAGCAGTGATCCAGAGCCTGACTGAGGCGGCTGAACGCTACCCTCGCTACGGATTTAAGAAGCTTTTTCAGGTGCTTCGCAGGCAGGGGCACGTCTGGAATCACAAGCGGGTACACCGGATTTACTGTCTGTTAAAACTGAATTTTCGTCGCAAGGGTAAACAACGCCTGCCGGTGCGCAATCCGGCTCCGCTGGCAACGCCGGAAGCGCTCAATCAAAGCTGGTCCATCGATTTTATGCACGACGCGCTGACATGTGGCCGACGTTTTCGGACTTTCAATGTCGTCGATGATTTTAACCGTGAAGCTCTGGCTATCGAAATTGACCTGAATATCCCGGCACAGCGTGTCGTGCGGGTGCTGGACAGGATAGCGGCAAATCGTGGATATCCGCTGAAGATGCGAATGGATAACGGACCGGAACTGATATCACTGGCTCTGGCGCAATGGGCCGAAGAGCATGGCGTGATGCTGGAATTTATCAAGCCGGGTAAGCCAACACAGAACGCGTTTATAGAAAGGTTTAACCGAACGTACCGGACCGAAATACTGGATTTTTATCTGTTCAGAACGCTGAATGAAGCACGGGAAATCACAGAGCGCTGGCTGACGGAATACAACAGCGAGCGGCCTCATGAATCCCTGAATAACCTGACGCCGGAAGAATACCGGCTGATAGCTGAAAAACCGGAACTCTCAAAAAGTGCGTGGAACTAA
- a CDS encoding GNAT family N-acetyltransferase: MSLISLTHLGELSAEQWDALVPAGQPFLRHAFLIALGDSGSLGPKSGWQGEHLLWQEGGKTLAAIAGYRKSNSSGEYVFDHGWADACYRARIPYYPKWLGAAPFSPVGGRRLLGSPEAAQKLLQQIPDFLEQRGLSSAHINFTDSRDNQLIGEASGWLHRLGCQYHWHNRGYRDFQDFLDTLTSRKRKQMRKEREQVVAQGIEFQWFEGAQITEVQWDFIYACYANTYYVRGREPYLTRDFFSLLAERMPEVIQVVMAEQQGKPVAMALSLVSGDTFYGRYWGCLAEFDRLHFETCFYQGMDYAIAKGLARFDAGAQGEHKLIRGFEPVLTHSWHYLRHPGLRSAVEEYLMQEREGVRAWADEARDALPYRQEQP; encoded by the coding sequence ATGTCGTTAATCTCCCTTACGCATCTCGGCGAACTTTCAGCCGAACAGTGGGATGCGTTAGTTCCTGCCGGACAGCCCTTTCTGCGCCACGCGTTTCTGATTGCTTTGGGAGACAGCGGCTCGCTCGGCCCAAAATCTGGTTGGCAAGGCGAACATTTGCTGTGGCAAGAGGGCGGGAAAACCCTGGCCGCCATCGCCGGTTACCGCAAATCCAATTCGTCCGGTGAATACGTTTTTGACCACGGCTGGGCCGATGCCTGTTATCGGGCGCGAATTCCTTACTATCCGAAATGGCTCGGCGCGGCACCTTTTAGTCCGGTCGGCGGCAGACGATTGCTCGGCTCGCCCGAAGCGGCACAAAAATTATTGCAACAGATCCCCGATTTCCTCGAGCAGCGCGGCCTTTCCAGCGCGCATATCAACTTTACCGACTCGCGTGATAATCAGCTGATTGGCGAAGCGTCAGGCTGGCTGCATCGGCTGGGCTGTCAGTATCACTGGCACAATCGCGGCTATCGCGATTTTCAGGATTTTCTCGACACGCTGACCTCGCGCAAACGCAAGCAGATGCGCAAGGAACGCGAACAAGTTGTTGCGCAAGGAATTGAATTTCAATGGTTTGAAGGCGCACAAATCACTGAAGTACAGTGGGATTTTATCTACGCTTGCTATGCCAACACTTATTACGTGCGCGGTCGTGAGCCTTACCTGACCCGCGATTTTTTCAGCCTGCTGGCCGAGCGCATGCCGGAAGTGATTCAGGTAGTGATGGCCGAACAGCAGGGCAAACCGGTGGCGATGGCGCTGAGTCTGGTCAGTGGCGACACTTTTTATGGCCGCTATTGGGGCTGCCTGGCCGAGTTTGACCGACTGCATTTCGAGACCTGTTTTTATCAGGGGATGGATTACGCGATTGCAAAAGGGCTGGCACGTTTTGACGCCGGGGCACAGGGAGAACACAAACTGATCCGTGGATTCGAGCCGGTTTTGACTCATTCCTGGCACTATTTACGCCATCCGGGGCTTCGCAGCGCGGTTGAAGAGTATTTAATGCAAGAGCGGGAAGGCGTGCGCGCCTGGGCTGACGAAGCCCGCGACGCGCTGCCTTATCGTCAGGAACAGCCCTGA
- a CDS encoding MDR family MFS transporter, with protein MTTQNISHGAEKEQVAAKAPSIRLLFSALLLVMLLAALDQTIVSTALPTIVGELGGLEKLSWVVTAYMLSSTVVVPLYGKFGDLFGRKRVLQVSIVIFLVGSALCGLAQNMTELILMRALQGLGGGGLMVISMAAIADVIPPADRGRYQGLFGGVFGLATVVGPLIGGFLVQHFSWRWIFYINLPLGVFALLVIGVVFQPHVAKIRREIDYLGAIYLAAALTGIILFTSEGGTVMPWDSGQLWCILAFGLVCLGGFIYEERLAIEPIIPLGLFRQRTFVLSCLIGFIIGMALLGSVTFLPLYLQVVKGSTPSQAGMQLLPLMGCLLLTSIASGRIISKIGKYRLFPIGGTFLAMIAMLLLGVKLSNSTPLHILYGYIALLGAGLGMVMQVLVLAAQNSVEPQMIGVATSSTTLFRSIGSSIGVAAFGAIFTQSLQSRLLATIPEGTVLPRALSAESIHQLPDTIRLTYLEAFGGAIHNVYQIAACVMALAFLLALLIKDNPLRK; from the coding sequence ATGACAACCCAAAATATTTCGCACGGCGCAGAGAAAGAACAGGTCGCAGCCAAGGCTCCTTCAATTCGATTGCTGTTCTCGGCGCTGCTGCTGGTCATGCTGCTTGCGGCGCTGGACCAGACCATTGTTTCCACCGCCCTCCCTACCATCGTAGGCGAGCTGGGCGGCCTTGAAAAGCTTTCCTGGGTGGTGACGGCGTATATGCTGTCGTCCACGGTGGTAGTGCCGCTGTACGGCAAGTTCGGCGATCTTTTTGGTCGCAAACGGGTGCTGCAAGTTTCGATTGTGATTTTCCTGGTGGGTTCCGCGCTGTGTGGTCTGGCGCAGAACATGACTGAGCTTATCCTGATGCGTGCTCTGCAAGGCCTGGGCGGCGGTGGACTTATGGTCATTAGCATGGCGGCGATTGCCGACGTGATCCCGCCTGCCGATCGTGGCCGTTATCAGGGATTGTTCGGCGGCGTCTTTGGGCTGGCGACGGTGGTTGGGCCGCTCATTGGCGGATTTTTGGTGCAGCATTTTTCATGGCGCTGGATTTTCTATATCAATCTGCCGCTGGGGGTGTTTGCTTTGCTGGTGATCGGCGTGGTATTTCAGCCGCACGTAGCAAAAATTCGCCGTGAAATTGACTATCTTGGCGCAATTTATCTGGCCGCAGCGCTGACCGGTATTATTCTGTTTACCAGCGAGGGCGGTACGGTGATGCCGTGGGATTCCGGCCAGCTGTGGTGCATTCTGGCTTTTGGCCTGGTATGTCTGGGCGGGTTTATTTATGAAGAGCGGCTGGCTATCGAGCCGATCATTCCGCTGGGGCTGTTTCGTCAGCGCACCTTTGTGCTGAGCTGTCTGATTGGTTTTATTATCGGCATGGCGCTGTTGGGATCGGTGACCTTCCTGCCGCTGTATTTGCAGGTGGTGAAGGGCTCGACGCCGTCGCAGGCGGGGATGCAGCTGCTGCCATTAATGGGCTGCCTGCTGCTAACCTCGATAGCCAGCGGGCGCATTATCAGCAAGATAGGCAAGTATCGGCTGTTCCCAATTGGCGGGACGTTTCTGGCAATGATTGCGATGCTGCTTTTAGGGGTTAAGCTCAGCAACAGCACACCGTTGCACATCTTGTATGGCTATATCGCTCTGCTGGGCGCGGGTCTTGGCATGGTGATGCAGGTGCTGGTGTTGGCGGCGCAAAACAGCGTTGAACCGCAAATGATCGGTGTCGCGACGTCGAGCACCACTTTGTTCCGCTCTATCGGCAGCTCGATTGGCGTGGCGGCGTTCGGGGCTATTTTCACACAATCGTTGCAGAGCCGTTTGCTGGCGACGATACCAGAAGGCACGGTATTGCCGCGCGCGTTGAGTGCCGAAAGTATTCACCAGTTGCCCGACACTATCCGGCTTACCTATCTTGAGGCGTTTGGCGGCGCGATTCACAACGTTTATCAGATTGCCGCCTGCGTGATGGCACTGGCTTTCCTGCTGGCGTTATTGATTAAAGACAACCCGCTGCGCAAGTAG
- a CDS encoding carboxymuconolactone decarboxylase family protein — translation MNLTDQQQTVKAAFIRQHQFWDAQWESLLRQDVDFVEGYLKFSAVPWKKNHLENKVKAFIALSASVASTHLYQPGIAQHLRAAVAFGATQQELVEVLELTSTLGIHASNVGVPLLLEVLEEEGLRNGPEPLDEQRETLKQAFIKNRGYWHASWDGLLELDPDLFDAYIEFSSVPWRTGVLEPKIKELIYCAFDASATHLYKQGLKLHMRNAINYGATREEIMEVLEIVSVIGIHGALVAAPMVEQALAQASLSHAS, via the coding sequence ATGAATCTTACCGACCAACAGCAAACCGTAAAAGCGGCGTTTATCCGCCAGCATCAATTCTGGGACGCGCAGTGGGAAAGCCTGCTGCGTCAGGACGTAGATTTTGTCGAAGGCTATCTTAAATTTTCCGCCGTACCGTGGAAGAAAAATCATCTGGAAAACAAAGTTAAGGCATTTATAGCTCTCAGCGCCAGCGTTGCTTCTACTCATCTTTATCAGCCTGGCATCGCTCAACATCTGCGGGCTGCAGTGGCGTTTGGCGCGACGCAGCAGGAGCTTGTCGAAGTGTTGGAGCTCACCAGCACGCTGGGCATTCACGCCTCCAACGTTGGCGTTCCGCTGCTGCTTGAGGTGCTGGAAGAAGAAGGGCTGCGCAATGGCCCAGAGCCGCTGGACGAGCAGCGCGAGACCTTGAAGCAGGCGTTTATCAAGAATCGGGGTTACTGGCATGCATCATGGGACGGTTTGCTGGAGCTGGACCCGGATCTCTTTGATGCCTATATTGAATTTTCATCTGTGCCGTGGCGTACCGGCGTGCTGGAGCCAAAAATCAAAGAGCTGATTTACTGTGCTTTCGACGCCTCGGCGACACATTTATACAAGCAGGGTCTCAAGCTGCATATGCGCAACGCAATCAATTACGGCGCAACCAGGGAGGAGATTATGGAGGTGCTGGAGATTGTTAGCGTAATCGGCATTCACGGTGCGCTGGTGGCTGCGCCGATGGTCGAGCAGGCCTTGGCGCAGGCCAGCTTGTCGCACGCTTCCTGA
- a CDS encoding GntR family transcriptional regulator produces MSSDIGLVRPETLRFQVENALRQAIINGRFAPGERLIERELCETLGVSRTSIREALRKLEAEKLVDIVPHKGPIVASISIKEAADLYALRGLLEGFVAREFSQTASEADIAKFAASAAELRKAGEAQDQAGVLQAKNALYGIMLERCGNELVREALTSLHSRVNLLRATSLMHPDRLPHSLEEIDSLLQAIKARDGDAAEKAARLHVTNAQKVALEMLSKTA; encoded by the coding sequence ATGTCTTCTGATATCGGCCTGGTGCGGCCTGAAACGCTGCGTTTTCAGGTGGAAAATGCATTACGACAAGCGATTATCAACGGGCGTTTTGCCCCCGGCGAGCGGCTGATCGAGCGCGAACTCTGTGAAACGCTGGGCGTTAGTCGTACCTCGATTCGCGAAGCGCTGCGCAAGCTGGAGGCTGAAAAGCTGGTGGATATCGTGCCGCATAAAGGGCCAATCGTTGCCAGTATTTCTATTAAAGAAGCCGCCGATCTCTATGCGCTACGCGGATTGCTGGAGGGTTTTGTCGCCCGCGAGTTCTCGCAGACTGCCAGCGAAGCTGATATTGCCAAGTTTGCTGCCTCGGCTGCTGAACTGCGCAAAGCCGGAGAGGCGCAGGATCAGGCCGGAGTGTTGCAGGCCAAGAATGCGCTTTACGGCATTATGTTGGAACGCTGTGGCAATGAGCTGGTGCGTGAAGCCTTGACCAGCCTGCATTCGCGGGTCAACTTACTGCGTGCGACCTCACTGATGCACCCTGATCGCCTGCCGCACAGTCTGGAGGAAATTGATTCGCTGTTACAGGCAATTAAAGCCCGTGACGGCGATGCGGCAGAGAAAGCGGCCAGACTGCACGTCACTAATGCGCAGAAAGTGGCGTTGGAAATGCTGAGTAAAACGGCTTAA
- the cytX gene encoding putative hydroxymethylpyrimidine transporter CytX → MKNNSIYTPAQPVTAKTRVLGWRDLFSLWFSLGMGLMVLQAGAILAPGLGMAGSLLAIFTGTLVGVILLALVGVIGGQTGMSSMSSLTLSLGKKGIALPALCNILQLIGWGAFEIVVMRDAASLLAKQAWGAGSFWANPTLWTWIFGFVATLLAVCGPLAFIRVVLRRWGIWLLIASCSWLSINLLQHASLSTLWHKAGDGSMPFALACDIVVSMALSWLPLVSDYTRFGKSTRQNFFGTACGFFLGSLWMMALGAAYTLAFVSSQDSNALLLALSGVALGIPLLLILVDEHENTFADIHSAALSTGTLLPLNIGKLSWAIGLICTLIAWGIPLDRYENFLLLIGSVFAPLFGVVLMSYFVLRHRQPAEKSLDWRALIAWILGIATYHLIAQFYPNLGATIPSLLVAALLCGLFSKIGAKATQ, encoded by the coding sequence ATGAAAAACAATAGTATTTATACTCCGGCACAGCCTGTCACCGCCAAGACAAGGGTGCTGGGTTGGCGCGATCTGTTCTCGCTCTGGTTCTCACTGGGAATGGGCTTGATGGTGCTTCAGGCCGGTGCGATTTTAGCGCCGGGGCTGGGCATGGCCGGTTCTCTGCTGGCAATTTTCACCGGCACGCTGGTTGGCGTGATTCTGCTGGCGCTGGTTGGGGTGATCGGCGGGCAAACCGGGATGTCGTCGATGTCCTCGTTAACGTTAAGTCTGGGTAAAAAAGGTATCGCCCTGCCCGCGCTGTGCAATATTTTGCAGCTGATTGGCTGGGGCGCTTTCGAGATTGTGGTGATGCGCGACGCCGCCAGTCTGCTGGCTAAACAGGCGTGGGGCGCGGGGAGTTTCTGGGCTAATCCCACTCTGTGGACCTGGATTTTCGGCTTCGTCGCTACGCTGCTGGCAGTATGTGGCCCGCTGGCGTTTATCCGCGTGGTGCTGCGCCGCTGGGGTATTTGGCTGCTGATCGCCAGTTGTAGCTGGTTAAGCATCAACTTGCTGCAACACGCCTCGTTAAGCACGCTGTGGCACAAAGCCGGAGATGGCAGCATGCCGTTCGCACTGGCCTGCGACATTGTGGTGTCGATGGCGCTATCGTGGCTGCCGCTGGTTTCGGATTACACTCGCTTTGGCAAATCCACCCGGCAGAATTTCTTCGGCACTGCCTGTGGTTTCTTCCTCGGCAGCCTGTGGATGATGGCGCTGGGCGCGGCTTACACTCTGGCCTTTGTCAGCTCGCAGGACAGCAACGCGCTGCTGCTGGCGCTGTCTGGCGTCGCGCTGGGTATTCCACTGCTGTTGATTCTGGTCGACGAACACGAAAACACCTTCGCCGACATCCACTCTGCCGCGCTGTCTACCGGAACCCTGTTGCCGCTTAACATCGGCAAACTCAGCTGGGCAATTGGTTTAATTTGTACGCTGATTGCCTGGGGTATTCCACTCGACCGCTACGAGAATTTCCTGCTGCTGATTGGCTCAGTGTTTGCGCCGCTGTTTGGCGTGGTATTGATGAGCTACTTTGTGCTGCGTCATCGCCAGCCCGCGGAGAAAAGCCTGGATTGGCGCGCGCTGATTGCGTGGATTTTAGGGATTGCGACCTATCATCTGATTGCACAGTTTTACCCAAATCTCGGCGCGACTATTCCGTCATTACTGGTCGCGGCGCTGCTTTGTGGGCTGTTCTCAAAAATAGGGGCCAAAGCGACTCAATAA